A single genomic interval of Chitinophaga sp. 180180018-3 harbors:
- a CDS encoding SusC/RagA family TonB-linked outer membrane protein, with protein sequence MRLSTLRSVFLFLWLAFVFIAGDAIAQERIIKGKVSAADGGPVPGASIREKGRNGGAFTDANGEFTIKASSPAAILVITYVGYVPQEISAGSASGFNIVLQEDNKRLDEVVVTAMGIRKEVKRLGYSVQEVKGSDVTKARDANPINALSGKVAGLTVGANPEMLGRPEIVLRGSKDLLFVVDGVPINSDTWNLNPDDIESYSVLKGANAAALYGFRGINGAIVITTKKGSKNQKGWQVDVNSSTMLEKGFLALPKIQEEYGRGTTFKYSYGDRLYDNSQRLPEWGPHFEGQSVKQYDSPYDPTTGIRTATPWLARGKDNFKRFMETGVLNTNNISLSSSNDRSDIRISLSNMNQKGMNPNTKLHSYSLAINAGYKLTEKLRVEASANINKQYSPNIPDVNYGPNSYIYMFQVYGSADYNIDDLKDIYKGPMGVQDLMPYAQEYGRENSAWFIAKKWLRGHDKTDINGYVKASYKISDAFDLSLRTQVTTWNQLRTEQVPSGTNLNTYTPWYYFGWYGDYREDKRNLFENNTDLILNFDKKMGRFNVTALAGTSMRSFNYNSSWATTKALAVPNVYVLTNSKEQYSPYTWNSKMQVYSGFYSFDVSYDHYLTLSHTGRVDRISTLADGYNTFYYPSVSLSSVISDYTSLPAFISLLKVRGSYANVKGALTSPTIPSAYTQITGKSTNSLLGYGTDLYTAYDGPTYANQMAYSLANYYNNQPSVDFSGTISNATLKPFSVSSYEAGVDLRLFGNRLGADFTYFTSLNGPQIFPLALPSSTSYSAHNVNAITTRKRGFEVSLNATPLKSAKGLNWDLSMNYATYKETLNEIGAGEDVVNLNNHNYKKGERLDAIYGPGFVRDGNGNIIYSGGLPLRAPSDISNNTFLGYANPDFTFGFSNRFSYRNFSLSFQIDGRIGGKIYDEVYKDGMNGGTAWESAHGAFGDSRLVEWQSTKNGTVAPTGNYVAPGVKIKSGTPQYEGGKITNMKDLQFEANDVATTVQTFISSGIGNVNEYWMTDRSFAKLREVSLGYTLPAKLLANQKLIKAATFSLVGRNLLYWAKRKDIDLDQFASGYNDTDRSLGNGGILQSMTARRFGFNINLSF encoded by the coding sequence ATGAGATTATCAACTTTACGCAGTGTATTTCTCTTTTTATGGCTGGCCTTTGTGTTTATCGCAGGCGATGCCATTGCGCAGGAAAGAATAATCAAAGGCAAAGTATCAGCGGCCGACGGAGGTCCTGTGCCCGGCGCCAGCATCCGCGAAAAAGGCAGGAATGGCGGTGCTTTTACAGATGCCAACGGCGAATTTACCATTAAAGCCAGTAGTCCTGCTGCCATACTGGTGATAACCTATGTAGGTTATGTACCCCAGGAAATCAGTGCCGGATCAGCATCCGGTTTTAATATTGTGTTACAGGAAGATAACAAACGCCTGGACGAAGTAGTAGTAACGGCCATGGGTATACGGAAAGAGGTAAAAAGACTGGGCTACTCTGTACAGGAAGTTAAAGGATCGGATGTAACGAAAGCGCGCGATGCCAACCCTATCAACGCATTGAGCGGAAAGGTGGCTGGTCTTACGGTAGGCGCCAACCCGGAAATGCTGGGACGTCCGGAGATCGTGCTTCGCGGCAGTAAAGACCTGCTCTTTGTAGTAGACGGTGTACCTATCAACTCCGATACCTGGAACCTTAATCCTGATGATATCGAATCCTATTCTGTACTGAAAGGCGCTAATGCCGCAGCGTTGTATGGTTTCAGGGGTATCAACGGCGCTATTGTGATCACTACCAAGAAAGGCAGTAAGAACCAGAAAGGCTGGCAGGTGGATGTTAACAGCAGCACCATGCTGGAAAAAGGTTTCCTGGCGCTGCCTAAGATCCAGGAAGAATATGGCCGCGGTACTACGTTCAAATACAGCTACGGCGATCGTTTGTACGACAACAGCCAGCGTTTGCCGGAATGGGGCCCGCACTTTGAAGGACAGTCCGTGAAGCAATACGACAGTCCGTATGACCCGACCACCGGCATCAGAACGGCCACTCCTTGGCTGGCCCGCGGGAAAGATAATTTCAAGCGTTTCATGGAAACAGGCGTACTCAATACGAATAATATATCGCTGTCTTCTTCCAACGACCGTTCTGATATCAGGATCTCACTGTCGAACATGAATCAGAAAGGCATGAACCCCAACACCAAGCTGCATAGCTATTCCCTGGCCATCAATGCCGGTTATAAGCTGACAGAAAAACTGAGAGTGGAAGCAAGCGCCAATATCAACAAACAATATTCGCCCAATATCCCGGATGTAAACTATGGTCCTAACTCTTACATCTACATGTTCCAGGTGTATGGCTCTGCAGATTACAACATCGACGATCTGAAAGATATCTACAAAGGCCCTATGGGCGTGCAGGATCTGATGCCTTACGCACAGGAATATGGCCGTGAGAACAGTGCCTGGTTTATTGCAAAGAAATGGTTACGTGGTCATGATAAAACTGACATCAACGGTTATGTGAAAGCCAGTTATAAGATCAGCGACGCCTTTGATCTGAGCCTCCGTACGCAGGTTACCACCTGGAATCAGCTGAGAACAGAGCAGGTACCTTCCGGAACTAACCTGAACACCTACACGCCATGGTACTATTTCGGCTGGTATGGTGACTACAGAGAAGACAAAAGGAATCTATTTGAGAACAACACCGATCTGATCCTGAACTTCGACAAGAAAATGGGCCGGTTCAATGTAACAGCCCTGGCAGGTACCAGTATGCGGTCGTTCAATTATAACTCCTCCTGGGCTACCACCAAAGCCCTGGCTGTTCCGAATGTATATGTGCTGACCAATTCAAAAGAGCAGTACTCTCCTTACACCTGGAACTCCAAAATGCAGGTGTACAGCGGCTTCTATTCGTTTGATGTGTCTTATGACCACTATCTGACCTTATCGCATACCGGCAGGGTGGATCGTATATCCACACTGGCAGATGGATACAACACCTTCTACTATCCATCTGTATCACTTAGTTCTGTTATCAGCGACTATACCAGTTTGCCGGCATTCATCTCTTTGCTGAAAGTACGCGGGTCATACGCAAACGTAAAAGGAGCCCTCACCTCTCCTACTATCCCTTCCGCCTATACGCAGATCACCGGCAAGAGCACCAACTCCCTGCTGGGATATGGCACAGACTTGTATACCGCTTACGATGGCCCCACTTATGCCAACCAGATGGCATACAGCCTGGCCAACTATTATAACAACCAGCCTTCAGTAGATTTCTCCGGTACCATCAGCAATGCCACCCTGAAGCCATTCTCTGTTTCCTCTTATGAGGCGGGCGTAGACCTGCGGTTATTCGGCAACAGACTGGGCGCTGATTTCACATACTTCACCAGTCTGAACGGGCCACAAATATTTCCATTAGCCTTACCATCATCCACCAGCTATAGTGCGCATAACGTAAATGCGATCACCACACGGAAACGCGGCTTTGAGGTATCACTGAATGCAACGCCGCTGAAAAGCGCTAAAGGACTGAACTGGGATCTGTCGATGAACTACGCTACCTATAAAGAAACACTCAATGAAATAGGCGCCGGTGAAGATGTAGTTAACCTGAACAACCACAACTACAAGAAAGGAGAAAGACTGGATGCTATTTACGGGCCTGGCTTCGTACGGGATGGCAACGGCAATATCATCTATAGCGGCGGGTTACCCCTGCGTGCACCATCCGATATCAGCAACAACACCTTCCTCGGATACGCCAACCCTGATTTTACTTTCGGCTTCAGCAACCGGTTTTCCTACCGCAATTTTTCGCTGAGCTTTCAGATCGATGGCCGTATTGGTGGTAAGATCTACGACGAAGTATACAAAGACGGGATGAATGGCGGTACCGCATGGGAAAGTGCACACGGTGCATTTGGAGATTCACGCCTCGTTGAATGGCAATCTACTAAAAATGGTACCGTAGCGCCAACAGGCAACTATGTAGCTCCTGGTGTAAAGATCAAGTCGGGTACGCCGCAATACGAAGGTGGTAAGATCACCAATATGAAAGATCTGCAGTTCGAAGCAAACGATGTGGCTACTACTGTACAAACCTTCATTTCCTCCGGCATAGGTAACGTGAACGAATACTGGATGACCGACCGTTCTTTCGCCAAACTGCGGGAAGTTAGTCTTGGTTACACCCTTCCGGCAAAGCTGCTGGCCAATCAGAAGCTCATTAAGGCAGCTACCTTCTCCTTAGTAGGCAGGAACCTTTTATACTGGGCTAAGCGCAAGGATATTGACCTCGACCAGTTTGCTTCCGGCTACAATGATACTGACCGCTCACTCGGCAACGGGGGTATTCTGCAGAGCATGACAGCCAGAAGATTCGGCTTTAACATCAATCTTAGTTTCTAA
- a CDS encoding GNAT family N-acetyltransferase has product MTALKFRLATKEDLKDIIDMLKDDKLGTARESNTLDKYLPAFDRISNDSNQELTVAVLNGEVVGTFQLTFIQGLSYEGGIRAQVEAVRTHSAYRGQGIGKQMFAYVMERAREKGAHIVQLTTHKSRHDAIRFYENLGFHSTHEGMKLFLD; this is encoded by the coding sequence ATGACAGCACTGAAATTCCGGCTTGCCACAAAAGAAGATCTGAAAGATATTATCGATATGCTGAAAGACGATAAACTAGGTACCGCCAGGGAAAGCAATACCCTGGATAAATATCTGCCCGCATTCGACAGGATCAGTAATGATTCCAACCAGGAGCTGACAGTAGCCGTATTGAACGGGGAGGTGGTAGGTACATTTCAGCTCACTTTTATACAGGGCCTGTCTTACGAAGGCGGTATCCGCGCGCAGGTGGAAGCTGTAAGAACCCATTCAGCATATCGTGGCCAGGGAATCGGTAAGCAAATGTTCGCCTATGTAATGGAACGCGCCAGGGAAAAAGGTGCTCACATCGTTCAGCTGACTACTCATAAGAGCCGTCATGATGCGATCCGGTTTTATGAGAATCTCGGATTTCACTCAACACATGAAGGCATGAAATTGTTCCTCGATTAG
- a CDS encoding DUF6886 family protein, whose amino-acid sequence MERLFHISTDPKIAVFEPRPASFYPEHVLRRAVFAISDSLLHNYLLPRNCPRVAFYAGPETSEKDSAQFLGAGTATHVVAVESAWLKQIQQAIIYCYEFPVESFYLFDHVAGYYVSQLPVTPISVRPVYNVMEEMLKRNVELRFMPSLTRLADAVRSSTLHFSLIRMQYAKP is encoded by the coding sequence ATGGAACGACTTTTTCATATTAGTACCGATCCGAAAATAGCGGTTTTCGAGCCGCGGCCTGCCTCTTTTTATCCGGAGCATGTATTGCGGCGTGCGGTATTTGCAATCTCTGATAGTTTGTTGCATAACTATCTGTTGCCGAGGAATTGTCCGAGAGTAGCTTTTTATGCAGGCCCGGAAACGTCAGAAAAAGACAGTGCACAATTTCTGGGGGCTGGCACAGCCACGCATGTAGTGGCGGTGGAATCGGCCTGGCTAAAGCAGATACAGCAGGCGATCATCTATTGTTATGAATTTCCGGTAGAATCATTTTATTTATTTGATCACGTTGCGGGATACTATGTATCACAGCTGCCGGTGACGCCGATTTCCGTCAGGCCTGTTTATAATGTGATGGAAGAAATGCTGAAACGGAATGTGGAATTGAGGTTTATGCCTTCCCTTACCAGGCTGGCAGATGCAGTAAGATCGTCGACCCTGCATTTTTCACTGATCAGGATGCAATATGCGAAACCTTGA
- a CDS encoding AraC family transcriptional regulator, producing MMSIIILSCVNVQTCIAIYLFNILRPRDKFGNTLNAFMIILGIHLTIKLSLLLVLKSDFLYNNNSTGFGVAYGPLLYIITRFHLGKEVRFRMLLLHMLPFALFTLVFLVNSAGYLRGIIAPGFINTCSIVYQLVAAVSLIVYPLVSQRLLNRQAVSSDPTVSHQRKLLISIIRIMLTGMLLGILGITAYYVKTGSWQLNFWILPYVCFGILLLQILRYKIETGIIEQGLLEVPTLVINEKATEMLPGKQYRKSALDEEMMDTYEDCLKKFMEKSRIWLEPELSLEDLSERVKIPRHHITQLLNERLKKNFYVFINEYRIAAAVTKLKDPSLDINILSLAYDCGFNSKSSFNNYFKKITGLTPSEYKRTEQHNITITIP from the coding sequence ATGATGAGCATTATAATTCTGTCTTGTGTTAACGTCCAAACCTGTATTGCTATTTATTTGTTCAACATCCTGCGGCCCAGGGACAAATTCGGGAATACCCTGAATGCTTTTATGATCATTCTTGGTATTCACCTGACGATCAAGTTATCCCTGCTGCTGGTGTTGAAAAGTGATTTTCTGTATAACAACAACTCCACCGGATTTGGAGTGGCATACGGGCCATTGCTGTATATCATCACTCGCTTCCATCTTGGTAAGGAGGTACGTTTCCGTATGCTGTTACTTCATATGCTGCCGTTTGCGCTGTTTACCCTGGTATTTTTGGTGAACAGTGCCGGCTACCTGAGAGGTATTATTGCACCGGGCTTTATCAATACCTGTTCTATTGTTTACCAATTGGTAGCCGCCGTGTCGCTGATCGTTTACCCGTTGGTGTCGCAACGTTTGCTAAACCGGCAGGCCGTTTCCAGCGATCCAACGGTATCGCACCAACGTAAACTGCTGATATCCATTATCCGTATTATGCTTACCGGTATGTTGCTGGGCATACTGGGTATTACAGCCTATTATGTCAAAACCGGCAGCTGGCAGCTTAATTTCTGGATACTGCCTTATGTCTGTTTCGGTATATTACTGCTTCAGATATTGCGGTATAAAATTGAAACCGGTATAATAGAACAGGGGCTGCTGGAAGTACCCACCCTTGTTATTAATGAAAAGGCTACAGAGATGTTGCCAGGCAAACAATACCGGAAATCCGCGCTGGATGAAGAGATGATGGATACTTATGAAGACTGTCTCAAAAAATTTATGGAAAAAAGCAGGATCTGGCTGGAACCTGAATTATCACTGGAAGATCTTTCTGAGCGGGTAAAAATACCCAGGCATCATATTACGCAATTGTTAAATGAGCGGCTGAAGAAAAACTTCTATGTATTCATCAATGAATACCGGATTGCAGCTGCTGTTACAAAATTGAAAGATCCATCGCTGGATATTAATATACTCTCGCTCGCCTATGATTGCGGGTTTAATTCGAAATCATCTTTCAATAATTATTTTAAAAAAATAACAGGGCTTACACCATCTGAATACAAACGTACTGAACAGCACAACATTACCATAACAATTCCGTAA
- a CDS encoding AraC family transcriptional regulator yields the protein MKSIFQHQASAEGMSFVVKEYYQTHFTSPFHFHDSYELILIAKSYGKLYAGNKVLNFNEGEVFLFGPGFAHCFYNEKSFIASGQAAHAIVLFFKEDFLGKDFFQAGELARIRELLQRSEHGLKLETDDLIRSYFYQLTGCKDMHALLLLLQLLHQLSGLKKSEVAYINKTIPRLFAGSSDASKLESVFKYVMDNFREEISSKEAASLACMNEAAFCRYFKRRTDKTFSQFVNHVRITHSMRLLLENDLPITSICFECGYGNISYFNRQFKAITGKTPFEYRNIHAPREADLLE from the coding sequence ATGAAAAGCATCTTTCAACACCAGGCGTCTGCAGAAGGTATGAGTTTTGTCGTGAAAGAGTACTACCAGACTCATTTTACTTCTCCCTTTCACTTCCATGATTCCTACGAACTGATACTGATCGCCAAAAGTTATGGGAAATTGTATGCAGGTAATAAGGTACTAAACTTTAATGAAGGAGAAGTATTTCTGTTTGGGCCGGGTTTTGCTCATTGCTTCTATAATGAGAAATCCTTTATAGCATCTGGTCAGGCGGCACATGCTATTGTATTATTTTTTAAAGAAGACTTTCTTGGCAAGGATTTTTTCCAGGCCGGGGAGCTGGCCAGGATCCGGGAATTACTGCAGCGGTCGGAACATGGACTGAAACTGGAAACAGATGATCTGATCCGCTCTTATTTCTATCAGCTCACCGGTTGCAAAGATATGCACGCGCTCCTCTTATTGTTGCAGCTGCTGCATCAGTTATCCGGCCTGAAGAAAAGCGAGGTCGCTTATATCAACAAAACTATTCCCAGGTTATTTGCCGGCAGCAGTGATGCCAGCAAGCTGGAAAGCGTTTTTAAATATGTAATGGATAATTTCCGGGAAGAAATCAGCAGTAAGGAAGCCGCCTCACTGGCATGCATGAACGAAGCTGCCTTTTGCCGGTACTTTAAGCGGCGAACCGACAAAACATTCTCTCAATTTGTGAATCATGTGCGCATCACGCACAGCATGCGGCTGTTGCTGGAAAATGACCTGCCGATTACAAGTATCTGCTTTGAATGCGGATATGGCAATATTTCTTACTTCAACCGGCAATTTAAGGCCATCACCGGTAAAACGCCCTTTGAATACCGCAATATCCATGCTCCCCGGGAAGCTGACCTGCTGGAATAG
- a CDS encoding SusD/RagB family nutrient-binding outer membrane lipoprotein encodes MKLSFKYMAVSLLISLSVITGCQKGDLLSNPNVTPANSIVAVSLLLNHVTANLMREEEPVISTVYRYNQNIVSNYSYYFGSNSYNWSNTNHTYDMIRYCNQMEIQAARQYNNTTNVYFALSKFFKAYAYIWLTQRVGDIPMSQAGDVNNLTPVYDKQHDVYKNCLALLDTANTMFGNLTTANNISSKVDANGDIFGLTYLQWRKVINTYRLRILISLSKRADDNADLNIKTQFAAIINDPVKYPVMASTDDNMIYRYTSITLYPPNRSGNAPYNNCANISKTFFSVTAAYKDPRTFVLTIPAPVQLAAGKQAGDFSAYVGEDNARSQGLMSNFSADGKYSSLSFNRYMSSSTGTNAEPYVLLGYPELCFNIAEAAYRGWISGVNAGDWYLKGINASLNWYGLKQGQTVTIGNVDGSKPNIGTATIDINTFLADPNVAYDPTKGLTQILTQKYVAFFMNSGFEAYYNWRRTGVPTLSQGGVGIGTANNMIPLRWEYPQDEINYNKSNYNDAITSQFGGTDDVNGKMWLIK; translated from the coding sequence ATGAAGTTATCATTCAAATATATGGCAGTGTCGCTGCTGATAAGCTTATCCGTCATCACCGGCTGCCAGAAGGGCGATCTGCTCTCCAATCCCAATGTGACACCGGCTAATTCTATTGTAGCGGTTTCATTGCTGCTCAACCATGTCACTGCCAACCTGATGAGAGAGGAAGAACCGGTTATCTCCACCGTTTACCGGTATAATCAGAATATCGTTTCCAACTACTCTTATTATTTCGGCAGTAATTCCTACAACTGGTCTAATACCAATCATACCTACGATATGATACGCTATTGCAACCAGATGGAAATACAGGCTGCCAGGCAGTATAACAATACCACGAACGTATACTTTGCGTTGAGTAAGTTCTTTAAGGCATATGCCTACATCTGGCTGACACAGCGTGTTGGTGATATTCCCATGTCGCAGGCAGGCGATGTCAACAACCTGACACCGGTATATGACAAGCAGCACGATGTTTATAAGAACTGTCTTGCCCTGCTGGACACTGCCAACACGATGTTCGGTAATCTGACCACCGCCAACAACATTTCTTCCAAAGTAGATGCCAACGGAGATATCTTCGGATTAACTTACCTGCAATGGCGTAAAGTGATCAATACTTACCGGTTGAGAATATTGATCAGCCTGAGCAAGAGAGCAGACGACAATGCTGATCTGAATATCAAAACACAGTTTGCAGCTATTATCAATGATCCGGTGAAATACCCGGTGATGGCTTCTACCGACGATAACATGATATACCGTTATACCAGTATCACGCTGTATCCGCCTAACCGCTCCGGGAATGCACCGTATAATAACTGCGCCAATATCAGCAAAACATTCTTCAGCGTTACCGCTGCGTATAAGGATCCCCGTACTTTTGTGCTGACTATACCGGCTCCGGTCCAGCTGGCAGCAGGAAAACAGGCAGGCGATTTCTCTGCTTATGTTGGAGAAGACAATGCCAGGTCGCAGGGGTTAATGTCGAACTTTTCCGCAGATGGGAAGTATTCATCGCTCAGCTTTAACAGGTATATGTCATCGTCTACCGGCACCAATGCAGAGCCATATGTATTGCTTGGTTATCCGGAGTTGTGTTTCAATATTGCGGAAGCAGCGTATCGTGGCTGGATCAGCGGTGTGAATGCGGGCGACTGGTACCTTAAAGGTATCAACGCTTCGCTGAACTGGTACGGGCTGAAACAGGGACAAACAGTCACCATCGGCAACGTAGACGGGTCTAAACCGAACATTGGTACTGCTACCATCGATATCAATACTTTCCTCGCAGATCCCAACGTAGCCTATGATCCGACTAAAGGTCTTACTCAGATACTGACGCAAAAGTATGTGGCCTTTTTCATGAACTCAGGCTTCGAAGCTTACTACAACTGGCGCAGGACCGGCGTGCCGACGCTAAGTCAGGGTGGCGTGGGAATAGGCACCGCCAACAATATGATCCCGCTGCGCTGGGAATATCCCCAGGACGAGATCAACTATAACAAGAGCAACTACAATGATGCTATCACCAGTCAATTTGGTGGAACGGACGATGTTAATGGAAAAATGTGGCTTATAAAATAG
- a CDS encoding SDR family oxidoreductase, whose amino-acid sequence MNKRFDQQTAVITGGADGLGKGIAQRIAAEGGRVVLLDVNASMLERTLQEMKPLYPDISGHVVDVSDEAAVQKVFNEIAVSCGKVEIVINAAGIVGPTNTRITDYPVEAYDKIYAVNLRGSFLVTKYAVSLMEPQNYGRILLIASIAGKEGNPFMVGYSSMKAGVIGLVKGIGKEYAETGITVNGLAPAVIKTAFNDNTAPEQLAYMTSKIPMKRLGTVEEVAAIATWIVSREASFTTGFIFDLSGGRATY is encoded by the coding sequence ATGAATAAAAGATTTGATCAGCAAACTGCCGTCATCACAGGAGGCGCAGATGGCCTGGGAAAAGGCATTGCACAGAGAATTGCAGCAGAAGGTGGCCGCGTGGTGCTGCTGGATGTCAATGCTTCAATGCTGGAGCGTACGTTGCAGGAAATGAAACCACTATATCCGGATATATCGGGGCATGTAGTAGACGTTTCTGATGAAGCAGCCGTGCAAAAGGTGTTCAACGAAATAGCAGTATCCTGCGGCAAGGTGGAAATAGTAATCAACGCCGCTGGTATTGTAGGGCCCACCAACACCAGGATCACTGACTATCCGGTGGAAGCATATGACAAAATTTATGCGGTGAACCTGCGTGGCTCCTTCCTGGTAACCAAATATGCTGTGAGCCTCATGGAGCCACAGAACTATGGGCGCATCCTGCTTATCGCTTCTATCGCAGGTAAAGAAGGCAACCCTTTTATGGTGGGTTACTCGTCCATGAAAGCGGGCGTGATTGGCCTGGTAAAAGGCATCGGTAAGGAATATGCTGAAACAGGAATTACTGTAAACGGGCTGGCCCCGGCAGTTATTAAAACGGCGTTTAATGATAATACTGCGCCGGAACAGCTGGCCTATATGACCAGTAAGATCCCGATGAAAAGACTGGGAACTGTGGAAGAAGTAGCGGCTATAGCTACCTGGATCGTTTCACGCGAAGCGAGCTTCACTACAGGATTCATATTTGATCTCTCTGGAGGAAGGGCTACCTATTAG
- a CDS encoding SDR family oxidoreductase has product MTKATADKNVVILGGSSGIGRATALRFAKEGWQVIIGAPDEYGVQEVLQQLEGSGHAGYHVDVRYEDNIREFCNAVKNQYGSIHTLVNSVGISEGTPVLESDFKQWNNSLEVMLYGTVRSCRELAPLIVNGGRIVHITSIHYERVAEGSSAYGMAKAAITQFTRSLAVELAPRNILANAIAPGFVNTPMSVKADGRNELDTDWFRDNYIKYGHLPLKRSGEPGEIAGVAYFLAGADASYITGSVITVDGGLTITF; this is encoded by the coding sequence ATGACGAAAGCAACAGCAGATAAGAATGTAGTTATTTTAGGAGGATCATCCGGTATAGGCAGGGCTACTGCACTTCGGTTTGCAAAAGAAGGATGGCAGGTAATTATAGGCGCACCAGACGAATACGGGGTGCAGGAAGTACTACAACAATTGGAAGGCAGTGGACATGCAGGTTATCATGTGGATGTAAGATATGAAGATAATATCCGGGAGTTCTGCAATGCTGTGAAAAATCAATACGGAAGTATTCATACACTGGTAAACAGTGTTGGTATTTCGGAAGGAACCCCGGTCCTGGAAAGCGATTTTAAACAATGGAATAATTCCCTGGAAGTCATGTTATACGGCACGGTCAGGAGTTGCAGGGAACTCGCGCCGCTGATAGTAAACGGTGGCCGGATCGTGCATATTACTTCTATTCATTATGAGCGGGTAGCGGAAGGCAGTTCCGCTTACGGCATGGCGAAAGCTGCCATTACGCAGTTCACCAGGTCACTGGCAGTAGAACTGGCGCCGAGAAATATTCTGGCAAATGCCATTGCACCCGGATTTGTCAATACCCCTATGTCGGTAAAAGCAGATGGCAGAAATGAACTGGATACGGACTGGTTCAGAGATAATTATATCAAATACGGTCATTTACCACTAAAAAGATCCGGTGAACCAGGAGAAATAGCCGGGGTGGCTTATTTCCTCGCTGGCGCTGATGCAAGCTATATTACAGGATCTGTTATAACAGTAGACGGGGGATTAACTATTACCTTCTGA